CAGTATCCTCTTAGCATGGCCGGGAAGCGGGGAGCTTTAAGGCTTGCAGCCGTCGCAATGGTGCTTATCGTAGCCTGCGTACTGGCATATTTCCTGCTGCTGGAAATTGTGAGGCCCCATACTGCCGCCGGCAACGGCGGCTACGTCGTGGTACCCCATAACTCGAGCGCGAATGAAGTCGGCATCGGGACGCCCGAGCAGATGGCCGGGGCCGATACAGGCGGAGCCGACAGCGCCGTCTCGTTTTTTCAGTTGCCCCTGTGGATACAGCTCTACGCCCTGCCGGGGATACTGATCGGCGCCATCGCCTCGTTCGGAGCGGCGGTATTCGTCGTCCGCCGCACCAGGAAGAGCAATAATCCAAATAAGCGCGAAGTATTTACCTATATTACGGACAACCCGGGCTGCACGGCGCCCGAGCTGGCCAGGGATGAATACATGAACATCGGCACCG
The Methanocella sp. genome window above contains:
- a CDS encoding winged helix-turn-helix transcriptional regulator; its protein translation is MAGKRGALRLAAVAMVLIVACVLAYFLLLEIVRPHTAAGNGGYVVVPHNSSANEVGIGTPEQMAGADTGGADSAVSFFQLPLWIQLYALPGILIGAIASFGAAVFVVRRTRKSNNPNKREVFTYITDNPGCTAPELARDEYMNIGTVRYYVQCLEAEGRIVLRKIGKFNRIFVNSHTYDDREKLIASYLRSDSSRQILSALMDTPGITNQRLSDKLGIEKSLVYRYMQKLLDDGIVTFEWEGNNKLYYISQGAKEPLIKLMPRNYQCPGLMKE